One Fusarium falciforme chromosome 1, complete sequence genomic window carries:
- a CDS encoding Glyco-hydro-cc domain-containing protein — translation MIGNKLTLLTATAALLEPALGLNVHRHHHQHVQKRAEWITATIDGQVVSWENNYFGPVSQAPAAPAPAAAAPTQVAEKPAEKQVEAPAPVAVQPTTLAQVAKPAKVSQAPKKAVFKEEAQPAATTTAAAAPKKATTSTKTTSQSSGGSVGFSHKRGIAYNDVDLANTFASNCQNCGWAYNWGPSSGGIKGVNYIPTLWGDADDKVKYFEENIDECLSNGAKAIFSFNEPDNGGQANMDPARAAASHVKLLNGYSGKALIGAPSISNSGLAGEGIAWLKSWVSACESAGCKYDFCNVHWYSEVEYGETLFEHLKAAHETCGGKPIWLTEFAPTGSDEAIAGWLEEAIPRLESLEYLDAYSYFMVSQGMLMTSASELSSYGKVYASA, via the coding sequence ATGATCGGCAACAAGCTCACTCTTCTCACTGCCACCGCCGCTCTCCTTGAGCCGGCTCTCGGCCTCAACGTCCaccgtcaccaccaccagcacgTCCAGAAGCGTGCCGAGTGGATCACTGCCACCATCGACGGCCAGGTTGTCTCTTGGGAGAACAACTACTTCGGCCCCGTCTCTCAGGCTCCTGCTGCCCCCGCTcccgccgctgctgctcccACTCAGGTCGCTGAGAAGCCCGCCGAGAAGCAGGTTGAGGCTCCCGCCCCCGTCGCTGTCCAGCCTACCACCCTCGCCCAGGTCGCCAAGCCTGCCAAGGTCTCCCAGGCCCCCAAGAAGGCCGtcttcaaggaggaggctcagCCCGCCGCTACcaccactgctgctgctgcccccAAGAAGGCCACCACCAGTACCAAGACCACTTCCCAGTCCAGCGGCGGCTCCGTTGGCTTCTCTCACAAGCGTGGTATTGCCTACAACGATGTCGACCTGGCCAACACCTTCGCCTCCAACTGCCAGAACTGTGGCTGGGCTTACAACTGGGGCCCTTCCTCTGGTGGCATCAAGGGTGTGAACTACATCCCCACTCTCTGGGGTGATGCcgacgacaaggtcaagtACTTCGAGGAAAACATCGACGAGTGCCTCTCCAACGGCGCCAAGGCCATCTTCAGCTTCAACGAGCCCGACAACGGTGGTCAGGCCAACATGGACCCCGCCCGCGCTGCTGCCTCCCACGTCAAGCTTCTCAACGGCTACTCTGGCAAGGCTCTCATCGGTGCTCCTTCCATCAGCAACAGCGGTCTTGCCGGCGAGGGTATTGCCTGGCTCAAGAGCTGGGTCTCTGCTTGCGAGTCTGCCGGCTGCAAGTACGACTTCTGCAACGTCCACTGGTACTCCGAGGTTGAGTACGGTGAGACCCTGTTCGAGCACCTCAAGGCTGCCCACGAGACCTGCGGTGGCAAGCCTATTTGGCTCACCGAGTTCGCCCCCACTGGTTCTGATGAGGCTATTGCTGGCTGGCTCGAGGAGGCTATTCCCCGACTTGAGTCCCTCGAGTACCTCGACGCCTACTCCTACTTCATGGTTTCCCAGGGCATGCTCATGACCTCCGCATCTGAGCTCAGCTCCTACGGCAAGGTGTACGCCTCGGCCTAA
- a CDS encoding Zn(2)-C6 fungal-type domain-containing protein, whose amino-acid sequence MDMSQEFSPDMLSFNGQPYIDYSAFLQADEINFGDNAQEQTNTGLSDSSGKATPPSSDAQSASNASTEVARRQPAQKQRLERRGHTKSRRGCYNCKRRRIKCQETRPACGHCTKTGLKCEYPAMPQITHQPHHQIPLFSLQDMRFFQHFLTQCYPHHPLKQEEIWTHEIPCIAHNHEFLMHAILGFSASQLIKTDASIVTAAMSHRVKAIRAIKKRLSETSRAPIESEEANAMIATCFALTFQSVSLEDGLAEFLTFIRGIMVVGMQMMFRGIKPLFQNMPEQEQDALLEPLMEGLPLIQKGYVDSAMEAVVNLKPLCKEQVEIEYHQHLVNILEQLYLNSWDAYKAYTRQYGWWMMLPHDTFEALINPDNQVIMLLHSHWIAINEIMTPITGQEKQVAVKYSERDTEPDTDPGFARWLKYINAHIDYEHQIYNQWPMWIEEQLDRDITCLGRIPSRALVYCAATMEAIPTGTAPPQHGPTP is encoded by the exons ATGGACATGTCACAGGAGTTCTCCCCGGATATGCTGTCGTTCAACGGCCAGCCCTACATCGACTACAGCGCCTTTCTCCAGGCTGACGAAATCAACTTTGGCGACAATGCCCAGGAACAGACCAACACAGGGCTGTCAGACTCGTCCGGCAAAGCCACCCCACCAAGCTCTGATGCCCAGAGCGCATCCAACGCCAGCACCGAGGTAGCGAGGCGGCAGCCGGCTCAGAAGCAGAGGCTGGAGCGGAGAGGACACACCAAGAGTCGTCGGGGATGCTACAACTGCAAGAGGAGGCGTATCAAG TGCCAGGAGACGCGCCCTGCGTGTGGTCATTGCACCAAGACTGGCCTCAAGTGCGAGTACCCTGCTATGCCACAGATCACACACCAA CCGCATCACCAAATCCCGCTCTTCAGCTTACAGGACATGCGCTTCTTCCAGCACTTCCTAACACAATGCTACCCGCACCACCCCCTGAAGCAGGAGGAGATCTGGACGCACGAGATACCATGCATTGCACACAAC CACGAGTTTCTTATGCATGCCATCCTGGGGTTCTCAGCGtcccagctcatcaagactGACGCCAGCATCGTCACAGCCGCAATGAGCCACCGCGTCAAGGCGATCAGAGCCATAAAGAAGCGTCTCTCAGAGACATCCAGAGCGCCTATTGAGTCCGAAGAGGCGAATGCCATGATAGCAACCTGCTTCGCTCTAACGTTCCAATCCGTTAGCCTCGAGGACGGACTTGCCGAGTTTTTGACGTTTATCCGAGGCATCATGGTCGTGGGCATGCAGATGATGTTCCGAGGAATCAAACCTCTGTTCCAAAATATGCCGGAGCAAGAGCAGGACGCACTCCTGGAGCCACTCATGGAGGGCCTGCCGCTGATCCAAAAGGGCTACGTCGATTCCGCCATGGAGGCGGTCGTGAATCTGAAGCCGCTGTGTAAAGAGCAGGTGGAGATAGAATACCACCAGCACCTGGTTAACATTCTTGAGCAGCTCTATCTCAACTCGTGGGATG CCTACAAAGCATACACGAGACAGTACGGCTGGTGGATGATGCTCCCCCACGACACGTTCGAAGCCCTCATCAACCCAGATAACCAGGTCATCATGCTTCTTCATTCGCACTGGATCGCAATCAACGAGATCATGACTCCTATAACGGGGCAGGAGAAGCAGGTGGCGGTCAAGTACTCGGAGCGCGACACGGAACCCGACACTGACCCAGGCTTTGCGCGCTGGCTCAAGTATATCAACGCCCACATCGACTATGAGCACCAGATCTACAATCAGTGGCCCATGTGGATTGAGGAGCAGCTGGATCGCGACATCACCTGCCTTGGTAGGATTCC